CATCAATGATTTCGCAATCACGATCAGTCACATGAGCCGCGTTGAGCCCGTCGCCCCAGACGGTGAGCCCAAGGCCGCGCTCGAAGCGTGACTTCGCACGCTCACCACGGCAGAAAAACACGGGCAGCCGGGCGTTGCGGAACGCGCTCAGCAGGGACGAAACATTCGCCACCAGCGGGGCAGGATCGGTGAACAGATCCACCCAGTAGTTCTGCATGTCATGCACCAGCAGTACCACGCGGTCGGCGCTCAGTGGCCAGCTGATCTTGTTGTACGCGACGCACTCTTCACCGGGTAGCGGGTAGGGCGCGATCGGGTTGCGAGCCAGCGTGCGCTGGGACTGGATGGTGGTGTTGTGTGTCGTCATGCGGACTCCGGGGCGAACATGCACAATACCCGAATCTTTATCTGCGGGCACCCCTCTCATGAACAGCACCAGCGTGTCGTCCCTCTCCGGCCGGGTTGCCCTGATTACCGGCGCCAACACCGGCATTGGTCTGGTGACGGCGCGAGAACTGGCGCGACAAGGGGCACATGTGTTCATTGCATGCCGGTCGCAGGAGAAGGGGCGCGCCGCCGTCGATGACATTCGCGGTGTTGTCGCGGGAGCGCAGGTTGAGTTGTTGCCGGTCGATCTTGGTGATTTTGACTCCGTACGCCGCTGCGCCGCCGCCTTTCTCGCGCGCAACCTGCCGCTGCATCTGCTGATCAACAATGCCGGCCTTGCCGGCGCGCGTGGCCTCACCACGTCGGGCTTCGAGCTCGCGTTCGGCACCAATCACATGGGGCACTTTCTGCTCACCGACCTGCTGCTGGAGCGCATCAGAGCCTCGGCGCCAGCGCGCATCATCACCGTGTCCAGCCGCGCTCACACACGAGTGCCCGGCATCGATTTCAACCTGCTTCGGCAACCGACCGCAACTACCAGCGGCATCCGCGAATACGGCGTGTCGAAGCTCGCCAATCTGCTGTTCAGCGCGGAGCTGGGCCGCCGTCTCGCGGGCAGCGGCGTCACTACCTATGCGCTGCACCCGGGCGTCGTCGCGACTGACGTCTGGCGCGAGTTGCCGTGGCCGCTGCGCTCGCTCATCAAGCTGTGGATGATCGACGCCGAAGCGGGCGCGCAGACGACGCTGCACTGCGCGGCGTCCGCCGGGGCAGCGGGTGAGACTGGGTTGTA
This is a stretch of genomic DNA from Casimicrobium huifangae. It encodes these proteins:
- a CDS encoding isochorismatase family protein: MTTHNTTIQSQRTLARNPIAPYPLPGEECVAYNKISWPLSADRVVLLVHDMQNYWVDLFTDPAPLVANVSSLLSAFRNARLPVFFCRGERAKSRFERGLGLTVWGDGLNAAHVTDRDCEIIDALAPRADEYVIHKPRHSAFFDTELEPTLHKMNRDQVIVCGVFAHHGVMVSCIDGYMRNVQMTMVADALGDYSEPEHRMALQYVAQMCGSVSTRQRVMDLLPRPD
- a CDS encoding SDR family oxidoreductase; protein product: MNSTSVSSLSGRVALITGANTGIGLVTARELARQGAHVFIACRSQEKGRAAVDDIRGVVAGAQVELLPVDLGDFDSVRRCAAAFLARNLPLHLLINNAGLAGARGLTTSGFELAFGTNHMGHFLLTDLLLERIRASAPARIITVSSRAHTRVPGIDFNLLRQPTATTSGIREYGVSKLANLLFSAELGRRLAGSGVTTYALHPGVVATDVWRELPWPLRSLIKLWMIDAEAGAQTTLHCAASAGAAGETGLYYDKCRVRTPSSAGQDVALAAELWRRSDDWIG